One bacterium DNA segment encodes these proteins:
- a CDS encoding minor capsid protein, with protein MGRSRQPRLPLPDDGALITRTLWSDSEALRTAESWVRRRIYGLEKEQARALYELYLKSYREVAGTLTMAYGDDGKPVFARRAILLEQMEREINALIAQAEAHIDTALIDAYEQGYAGRAWVLDQATNPNIPIRFRPVLPAQAIRSLLLQPMMGRDRRYMGQDWHTELGFAREEFVLRTKRSLTASMVQGEGIGAAMRRLRDEYGIQTDRRKGFTRNFYQTTMIARTEILRASNLGALAVYEENADILSGWEWTATKDERTCPICGAMDGKRFKFNDPQLQPPSGSHPGCRCTIVPVLKDERLMNEVAGIRETYSEWAARNGMITDGGLDEQRGAAPPKAKKE; from the coding sequence GTGGGGAGAAGCCGACAGCCGCGCCTGCCGCTGCCTGATGACGGAGCGCTCATTACCCGCACGCTCTGGTCAGATAGCGAGGCGCTGCGCACAGCAGAGTCATGGGTCAGGCGGCGCATTTACGGGCTGGAGAAAGAACAGGCGCGGGCGCTGTATGAGTTGTACCTGAAAAGCTACCGTGAGGTAGCAGGCACCTTGACAATGGCATACGGTGATGACGGCAAGCCGGTCTTTGCGCGGCGGGCCATCCTGCTAGAGCAGATGGAGCGCGAGATTAACGCATTGATCGCACAGGCCGAGGCGCATATAGACACGGCGTTGATAGATGCGTATGAGCAGGGCTATGCCGGGCGCGCGTGGGTGTTGGATCAGGCGACTAATCCAAATATTCCGATACGCTTTCGACCTGTACTGCCCGCGCAGGCCATTCGTTCTCTGCTGTTGCAGCCGATGATGGGCCGTGACCGGCGCTATATGGGGCAGGACTGGCATACCGAACTTGGCTTTGCCCGCGAGGAGTTCGTGCTGCGCACCAAACGCAGCCTGACGGCAAGCATGGTGCAGGGTGAAGGCATAGGCGCGGCAATGCGCCGGTTGCGCGACGAGTACGGTATCCAGACGGACAGGCGCAAGGGCTTTACGCGCAACTTCTACCAGACGACCATGATTGCCCGCACGGAAATCCTGCGGGCGAGCAACCTGGGCGCGCTGGCGGTGTATGAGGAGAATGCCGACATCCTGAGCGGTTGGGAGTGGACGGCAACTAAGGACGAACGTACCTGTCCTATTTGCGGCGCGATGGACGGCAAGCGGTTCAAGTTCAACGACCCGCAGCTACAACCGCCGTCGGGCAGCCATCCGGGATGCCGTTGCACCATCGTCCCGGTGCTAAAAGATGAGCGTCTGATGAATGAGGTTGCTGGAATACGAGAGACTTACAGCGAGTGGGCGGCGCGCAACGGCATGATCACCGATGGCGGGCTAGACGAACAGCGGGGCGCAGCGCCGCCGAAAGCCAAGAAGGAGTGA